The following are from one region of the Mycolicibacterium helvum genome:
- a CDS encoding DUF3000 domain-containing protein, whose protein sequence is MNTAEVRPEIELGPIRPPQRLAPFSYALGAEVKHAETEIVPEQAEGDAFGRLILLHDPDGSEAWDGTMRLVAYIQADLDSSEAVDPLLPEVAWSWLIDALESRAEHVTALGGTVTATTSVRYGDISGPPRAHQLEMRASWTATTMALDTHVQAFCEVLEHAAGLPPVGVTDLGSRSRA, encoded by the coding sequence ATGAACACCGCCGAGGTACGGCCGGAGATCGAGCTCGGTCCGATCCGCCCACCTCAACGTCTCGCGCCCTTTAGCTATGCGCTGGGCGCGGAGGTCAAGCACGCCGAGACCGAAATCGTCCCCGAGCAGGCCGAAGGTGACGCGTTCGGTCGGCTGATCCTGCTCCACGACCCCGACGGCTCAGAGGCGTGGGACGGCACCATGCGCCTGGTCGCCTACATCCAGGCCGATCTGGACTCCAGTGAGGCCGTCGACCCGCTGCTGCCCGAGGTGGCCTGGAGCTGGCTCATCGACGCCCTGGAGAGCCGCGCCGAACACGTCACCGCCCTTGGCGGCACCGTCACGGCCACCACCTCGGTGCGCTACGGCGACATCTCCGGTCCGCCGCGCGCTCATCAGCTCGAGATGCGCGCGTCGTGGACGGCCACCACCATGGCACTCGACACCCATGTCCAGGCGTTCTGCGAGGTGCTCGAGCACGCCGCGGGCCTGCCGCCGGTGGGAGTGACAGATCTGGGTTCCCGCTCCCGCGCCTGA
- the nhaA gene encoding Na+/H+ antiporter NhaA codes for MRHALFARGSWSETSRISSILRKETVGGALLLLSAAIALVWANSPWSAAYGRLGDLHVGTDRLGLHLDLSLGGWAADGLLAIFFFVVGLELKREFVAGDLRDPGRAALPIAAAVGGMVAPAAIFVAFTLPEGGGASRGWAIPTATDIAFAVAVLAVLSTHLPGALRTFLLTLAVVDDLLAITVIAVFYTDKINVVALLIAVIPLTLFAIVVQRRISSWWLLVPLGVLTWAFVHESGVHATVAGVLLGFTVPVLRSAADGGPDAGPGLAEHFEHRMRPLSAGFAVPVFAFFAAGVTFGGYHGLVTALSDPIAMGIVFGLVAGKTIGVFGTTWTLAKLTRASLDSALRWVDVFGISMLAGIGFTVSLLIGELAYDPGSERHAIVKVAVLTGSLLAAALAAVVLRLRNRHYRTVWQLENDDRDHDGVPDIYESHQD; via the coding sequence ATGCGTCACGCCTTATTCGCCCGGGGGTCGTGGTCGGAAACGTCGCGGATCTCCTCGATCCTGCGCAAGGAGACCGTGGGCGGGGCGTTGCTGCTGTTGTCCGCCGCGATCGCGTTGGTCTGGGCCAATTCACCGTGGTCGGCGGCCTATGGCCGGCTGGGCGACCTCCACGTCGGCACGGACCGGCTCGGCCTGCACCTGGATCTGAGCCTGGGCGGCTGGGCGGCCGACGGGCTGTTGGCGATCTTCTTCTTCGTCGTCGGACTGGAGCTCAAACGGGAGTTCGTTGCCGGCGATCTGCGTGACCCGGGCCGCGCCGCACTGCCGATCGCCGCCGCGGTGGGCGGCATGGTCGCACCCGCGGCCATCTTCGTGGCCTTCACGCTGCCCGAGGGCGGCGGCGCGAGCCGCGGCTGGGCCATCCCGACGGCCACCGACATCGCGTTCGCGGTCGCCGTGCTGGCCGTCCTCTCCACCCACTTGCCGGGTGCCTTGCGGACGTTTCTGCTGACGCTGGCCGTCGTTGACGATCTGCTGGCGATCACCGTGATCGCGGTGTTTTACACCGACAAGATCAACGTCGTTGCGCTGTTGATCGCAGTGATCCCGTTGACGCTGTTCGCGATCGTCGTGCAGCGCCGGATCAGTTCCTGGTGGCTGCTCGTCCCATTGGGTGTGCTCACCTGGGCATTCGTTCATGAATCGGGGGTGCATGCGACGGTGGCGGGGGTGCTGCTCGGGTTCACGGTGCCGGTGCTGCGCAGCGCGGCGGACGGCGGTCCCGACGCCGGACCTGGGTTGGCCGAGCACTTCGAGCACCGGATGCGGCCACTGTCGGCGGGCTTCGCGGTGCCGGTGTTCGCGTTCTTCGCCGCCGGTGTGACGTTCGGTGGCTATCACGGTTTGGTCACAGCTCTGAGTGATCCGATTGCGATGGGGATCGTCTTTGGCCTGGTGGCCGGCAAGACGATCGGGGTGTTCGGCACCACCTGGACACTGGCCAAGCTGACCCGTGCCAGCCTCGACTCGGCATTGCGCTGGGTCGACGTGTTCGGCATCTCGATGCTGGCCGGGATCGGTTTCACGGTATCCCTGCTGATCGGCGAATTGGCCTACGATCCTGGCTCCGAACGCCACGCCATCGTCAAAGTCGCGGTCCTCACCGGAAGTTTGCTGGCTGCCGCGTTGGCGGCGGTCGTATTGCGGCTGCGCAACCGGCATTACCGCACGGTGTGGCAGCTGGAGAACGACGATCGCGACCACGACGGTGTGCCCGACATCTACGAGTCTCATCAGGACTGA
- the dxs gene encoding 1-deoxy-D-xylulose-5-phosphate synthase, which translates to MLEQVRGPADLQHLSQAQLTDLAAEIRQFLIHKVAATGGHLGPNLGVVELTLALHRVFDSPHDPILFDTGHQAYVHKMLTGRAADFDTLRKREGLSGYPSRAESEHDWVESSHASAALSYADGLAKAFELTGHRNRHVVAVVGDGALTGGMCWEALNNIAAARRPVVIVVNDNGRSYAPTIGGLADHLAGLRLQPGYERFLERGRVAVRGVPVVGEACYQAMHSVKAGIKDALSPQVMFTDLGLKYVGPIDGHDEHAVETALRHARGFNAPVIVHVVTRKGMGYAPAENDEAEQMHSCGVIDPDTGLATKSSAPGWTSVFSESLISYAAKRRDIVAITAAMPGPTGLSAFGERFPDRLFDVGIAEQHAMTSAAGLAMGGLHPVVAIYSTFLNRAFDQVMMDVALHKLPVTMVLDRAGITGNDGASHNGMWDLSLLNIVPGIQVAAPRDGARLTEELGEALEINDGPTAIRFPKGEVGEDIPALERISGIDILARPTDGLGNDVLLVAVGSFASMALKVAQRLRNQGIGVTVVDPRWVIPVPDAVAPLAESHKLVVTLEDNGVRGGVGSTVSATLRAAEIDVPCRDVAVPQQFLDHAARGEVLESVGLTEQHIARQVTGWVAALGALDADEHQTSEHLD; encoded by the coding sequence ATGCTCGAACAGGTTCGCGGCCCAGCCGATTTGCAACACCTGTCCCAAGCGCAGCTGACCGATCTGGCCGCCGAGATTCGCCAGTTCCTGATTCACAAGGTCGCGGCCACGGGCGGACACCTCGGGCCGAACCTCGGTGTCGTCGAGCTGACGCTGGCGCTGCACCGGGTCTTCGACTCTCCGCACGACCCTATCCTTTTCGACACTGGGCACCAGGCCTACGTCCACAAGATGCTCACTGGCCGCGCGGCCGACTTTGACACGCTGCGCAAGCGAGAGGGCCTGTCGGGCTACCCGTCTCGCGCCGAAAGCGAGCACGACTGGGTCGAGTCCAGCCACGCCTCGGCGGCACTGTCCTACGCCGACGGGTTGGCCAAGGCCTTCGAGCTGACCGGCCATCGGAACCGCCATGTGGTAGCGGTGGTCGGCGACGGCGCCCTGACCGGCGGCATGTGCTGGGAGGCGCTGAACAACATCGCCGCCGCCCGCCGCCCGGTGGTGATCGTCGTCAATGACAACGGCCGCTCCTACGCCCCGACCATCGGCGGGCTGGCCGATCACCTGGCCGGGCTTCGGCTGCAGCCGGGTTACGAACGATTCCTGGAGCGCGGCCGGGTGGCGGTGCGCGGCGTGCCGGTCGTCGGCGAGGCCTGCTATCAGGCCATGCACAGCGTGAAAGCCGGCATCAAGGACGCGCTGTCTCCGCAGGTGATGTTCACCGACCTTGGCCTGAAGTACGTGGGCCCGATCGACGGGCATGACGAGCACGCGGTGGAGACCGCCTTGCGGCACGCCAGAGGCTTCAACGCCCCGGTGATCGTGCACGTGGTGACCCGCAAGGGCATGGGCTATGCGCCGGCCGAGAACGACGAGGCCGAGCAGATGCATTCCTGCGGGGTGATCGACCCCGACACCGGGCTGGCGACGAAGTCCTCGGCGCCCGGCTGGACCTCGGTGTTCTCCGAATCACTGATCTCTTATGCCGCCAAGCGGCGCGACATCGTGGCGATCACCGCGGCGATGCCCGGCCCGACCGGTTTGTCGGCGTTCGGGGAACGCTTCCCGGACCGGCTGTTCGACGTCGGGATCGCCGAGCAGCATGCGATGACCTCGGCGGCGGGCCTGGCGATGGGTGGGCTGCACCCGGTGGTGGCCATCTATTCGACGTTCCTCAACCGCGCGTTCGACCAGGTGATGATGGACGTTGCTCTGCACAAACTCCCGGTCACCATGGTGCTCGATCGGGCCGGGATCACCGGCAATGACGGCGCCAGCCATAACGGTATGTGGGACCTGTCGCTACTCAACATTGTTCCCGGCATCCAGGTGGCCGCGCCGCGTGACGGCGCCCGGCTGACCGAGGAGCTGGGTGAGGCGCTGGAGATCAACGACGGCCCGACTGCCATTCGCTTCCCCAAAGGTGAAGTGGGCGAGGACATTCCCGCGCTCGAACGGATCTCGGGTATCGATATCCTGGCACGTCCGACCGACGGTCTCGGTAACGATGTGCTGCTCGTCGCGGTGGGATCGTTCGCGTCGATGGCGCTCAAAGTCGCCCAGCGGCTGCGCAATCAGGGGATCGGTGTGACCGTCGTCGATCCGCGCTGGGTGATTCCGGTGCCCGATGCGGTTGCGCCCCTTGCCGAGTCGCACAAGCTGGTGGTCACGCTGGAGGACAACGGCGTGCGCGGTGGGGTGGGTTCGACGGTCTCGGCTACGCTGCGCGCCGCCGAGATCGATGTTCCCTGCCGGGATGTGGCTGTGCCGCAACAGTTCTTGGACCATGCCGCGCGCGGCGAGGTGCTCGAATCAGTGGGCTTGACCGAGCAGCACATCGCTCGTCAGGTCACCGGGTGGGTGGCCGCGCTGGGCGCGCTCGATGCTGACGAGCATCAGACCAGCGAACACCTCGACTAG
- a CDS encoding ribonuclease D produces the protein MPEPDDDDAAAAVSDTPADDAPEATPLLCPAEGVPPLSISVDEIARAAEQLAKGTGPFAVDAERASGFRYSNRAYLIQIRRTGAGTVLIDPVNHGNSPIDVLRPVADVLATDEWILHAADQDLPCLAEVGMRPPSLYDTELAGRLAGFERVNLAAMVQRLLGLGLAKGHGAADWSKRPLPDAWLNYAALDVEVLVELRDAIAGILAEQHKSSWATEEFEYLRCADPTPTRRDRWRRTSGIHKVRNRQTLAAVRELWTVRDQIARRRDIAPGRILPDSAIIAAAVADPKTIEDLTKLPIFGGHKQRRSANVWLAALESARTNPEPPDTAEPQNGPPPAVRWAKRKPEAAARLDAARAGLSELSEKVNVPTENLVSPELVRRLCWDWQDSADASTAIEKVLRDGGAREWQRTLVVPVLAAKLDPAPQVQN, from the coding sequence ATGCCAGAACCCGATGATGATGACGCCGCAGCCGCGGTGTCCGACACCCCAGCCGACGACGCCCCCGAGGCGACTCCCCTGCTGTGCCCGGCCGAGGGCGTGCCACCGCTGTCGATCAGCGTCGACGAGATCGCCCGGGCGGCAGAGCAGCTGGCCAAAGGCACCGGCCCGTTCGCCGTCGACGCCGAGCGGGCGTCAGGCTTCCGCTACTCCAACCGCGCGTACCTCATCCAGATCCGGCGCACCGGCGCCGGCACGGTGCTCATCGACCCGGTCAACCACGGCAACAGCCCGATCGACGTGCTGCGACCGGTGGCCGACGTGCTGGCCACCGACGAGTGGATTCTGCATGCCGCCGACCAGGACCTGCCCTGCCTGGCCGAGGTCGGGATGCGTCCGCCCAGTCTGTACGACACCGAGCTGGCTGGGCGGCTGGCCGGCTTCGAGCGGGTGAATCTCGCGGCCATGGTGCAGCGCTTACTGGGGCTGGGACTGGCCAAAGGCCACGGTGCGGCGGACTGGTCCAAGCGCCCGCTGCCCGACGCGTGGCTGAACTACGCCGCCCTGGATGTCGAAGTGCTCGTCGAACTGCGGGATGCGATCGCGGGCATACTAGCTGAGCAACACAAAAGCAGTTGGGCCACAGAGGAATTCGAGTATCTCCGATGCGCCGATCCAACACCCACGCGGCGTGATCGGTGGCGGCGGACGTCTGGCATCCACAAGGTCCGCAACCGGCAGACGCTGGCTGCGGTCCGGGAGCTGTGGACGGTGCGCGATCAGATCGCCCGGCGTCGCGATATCGCGCCGGGCCGGATCCTGCCCGACTCGGCGATCATCGCGGCCGCGGTGGCCGACCCCAAGACGATCGAGGACCTGACGAAGCTGCCGATTTTCGGCGGACACAAGCAGCGCCGCAGCGCGAATGTCTGGTTGGCCGCGCTGGAGTCGGCCCGCACCAACCCGGAGCCACCGGACACCGCGGAGCCGCAGAACGGTCCGCCGCCTGCGGTCCGCTGGGCCAAACGCAAGCCCGAGGCCGCCGCCCGGCTGGACGCCGCGCGGGCAGGGCTGTCCGAGCTCTCCGAAAAGGTGAATGTCCCCACCGAGAACCTGGTCTCCCCGGAACTCGTCCGCAGGCTGTGCTGGGACTGGCAGGACAGTGCCGACGCCAGCACGGCGATCGAGAAGGTCCTGCGCGACGGCGGGGCCAGGGAATGGCAACGCACGCTTGTGGTTCCGGTGCTGGCCGCAAAGTTGGACCCCGCACCGCAAGTGCAGAACTAG